The Methylomicrobium agile genome has a segment encoding these proteins:
- a CDS encoding DNA-directed RNA polymerase subunit alpha → MQNSISGLLKPRIVEVISKSKNHSKIVIEPLERGFGHSIGNALRRVLLSTIPGCAVTDVEIDGVLHEYTTIEGVQEDVIDILLNLKQLAVILHSRDEAVLTLSKTGAGTVTAADISLPHDAEIVNPDLVIANMTQSGSLNMKIRVRRGRGYEPVSVRRTRNDSTSAVGALHVDASYSPIVRVAYSVESTRVEQRTDLDKLIIELETNGTVDPEQTIKLAATILHDQLSVFVDFEKVAEQPAEEIYVPEDNFDPILLRPVDDLELTVRSANCLKAENIFYIGDLIQRTEVELLKTPNLGKKSLTEIKDILALKGLSLGMRLENWPPDSLAEHIHSSN, encoded by the coding sequence ATGCAGAATTCAATTTCTGGTTTGTTGAAGCCTCGTATCGTTGAGGTTATTAGTAAATCGAAGAATCATTCAAAGATCGTCATAGAGCCGCTTGAACGCGGCTTTGGTCATTCGATTGGCAATGCCTTACGCCGCGTTTTGCTTTCTACGATTCCAGGATGCGCAGTAACCGATGTCGAGATCGACGGCGTACTGCACGAGTACACCACGATTGAAGGTGTTCAGGAAGATGTCATTGACATCCTGCTGAATTTGAAACAATTGGCGGTCATCCTGCATTCGCGGGATGAAGCCGTTTTGACCTTGTCGAAAACAGGTGCAGGCACCGTCACGGCTGCCGACATTTCATTGCCTCATGATGCGGAAATCGTTAATCCCGATTTGGTGATTGCCAACATGACCCAGTCGGGGTCTTTGAATATGAAGATTCGCGTTCGCCGCGGCAGAGGTTATGAACCTGTCAGTGTGCGCAGAACGCGCAATGATAGTACATCTGCGGTCGGCGCATTGCATGTGGATGCTTCCTATAGTCCGATCGTTCGCGTCGCGTATTCGGTCGAGAGCACCCGGGTCGAGCAGCGCACCGATTTGGACAAGCTGATCATCGAGCTCGAAACCAACGGTACCGTCGATCCTGAACAAACGATCAAATTGGCCGCGACCATTTTACATGATCAGTTGTCCGTTTTCGTCGATTTCGAGAAGGTGGCAGAGCAGCCGGCTGAAGAAATCTATGTTCCGGAAGATAATTTCGATCCGATTTTGCTGCGTCCGGTCGATGATCTCGAATTGACCGTGCGTTCGGCGAACTGTTTGAAAGCCGAAAATATATTCTATATCGGCGATTTGATTCAGCGCACTGAAGTCGAGTTATTGAAGACGCCGAATCTGGGTAAGAAGTCTCTGACCGAGATCAAAGATATTTTGGCGCTAAAAGGGCTGTCGCTTGGCATGCGCCTGGAAAACTGGCCGCCGGATAGTCTGGCAGAGCATATTCATTCAAGCAATTAA